The region ACGGGTCGCATGACAGATTAATCACCAGCCAGGGCGGTGACGAAAGCCGGTAGGACCGGCCCGCCCGTATACCGAGAAAATGCCTGAGAGGGGTTTGTCGTGGTGAGCATCAAGGGTGGACGCAAGCGGCTGGTAACGGGTGTGGTCTCGACGGTCACGGCGGGTCTCGCGTTCGGCGCGTTCGCCCTCAGCGGCACCGCCAACGGCGCGGCCAAGACCGCCGAGGCCGCCGACGCAGGCCGACACGCCAAGCCGACCATCGTCCTGGAGCACGGCGCGTTCGCCGACGGCTCCAGCTGGAACGGCGTCATCGCCGACCTGCGCGCCGACGGCTACCCGGTCATCGCCGCCGCCAACCCACTGCGCGGCCCGGCCTCCGACGCCGCCGCCCTGCGCACGGTCCTCGACCACGTCAAAGGCCCGAAGATCCTCGTCGGCCACTCCTACGGCGGCAACGTCATCAGCCAGGCCGCCACCGACGACCCCGAGGTCAAGGCCCTGGTCTACGTCGCCGCCTTCCTGCCCGCCCCCGGCGAGAGCGCCCTGGAGCTCACCAACAAATACCCGGGCTCAACCCTCCCCGACGCCCTCGACCCGGTCACCTACGAGCAGGCCGACGGCTCCACCGCCACCGACCTGTACATCCAGCAGGACAAGTTCCGTCACCAGTTCGCCGCTGACGTGCCCGCCCAGCAGGCCGCCCTGATGGCCGCCGAGCAGCGTCCCATCGCCCAGGCC is a window of Streptomyces sp. NBC_00271 DNA encoding:
- a CDS encoding alpha/beta fold hydrolase, with the translated sequence MVSIKGGRKRLVTGVVSTVTAGLAFGAFALSGTANGAAKTAEAADAGRHAKPTIVLEHGAFADGSSWNGVIADLRADGYPVIAAANPLRGPASDAAALRTVLDHVKGPKILVGHSYGGNVISQAATDDPEVKALVYVAAFLPAPGESALELTNKYPGSTLPDALDPVTYEQADGSTATDLYIQQDKFRHQFAADVPAQQAALMAAEQRPIAQAALEEKATTAAWKAKPGWDIVTTRDLNIPAAVQRFMAKRAHAHTTEVAASHSVAVSHPRLVADVIERAAHATVR